From one Planococcus citri chromosome 3, ihPlaCitr1.1, whole genome shotgun sequence genomic stretch:
- the LOC135838398 gene encoding solute carrier family 53 member 1 has protein sequence MKFAEHLSAHITPEWRKQYINYEEMKAMLYNAVSEADMEDLDEEERRKKFAQFDDYFFRYCDAELKKINIFFSEKLAEAIRKFSTLKNELVTPTGPPGKKSESKRDVAAYPYSERLPIPSRKLQDLKLAFAEFYLSLVLLQNYQSLNFTGFRKILKKHDKLLQTADGAQWRVQYVDNSTFYTNNDITRIISETEHLYTVYLEHGDRQKAMKRLRVPPLGEQRSPWITFKVGLFSGSFIVLSVTVILSAIFHENQDQQFCDIFRLYRAPLLLMQFMFLIGVNVYGWRSSGVNHVLIFELDPRNHLSEQHLMELAAILGVTWALSILSFLYSSYISIPAYLSPLVLIFLILGFIFNPFRTFHYDARVWLVKLIGRIIAAPFFHVGFADFWLADQMNSMSTIFTDLHYTFCFYLTHFKWLSGEGHVSNHNIDFPISRTIVSFVPAWVRFAQCLRRYRDSGETLHLINAGKYASSIAAAISLSVMNAHKSSYSGPTENPYVYLYFVCASLSSVYTYTWDIKMDWGLLTYSENAENKFLREEIVYSSPTWYYLAIVEDFILRFIWIITFMLSETGFVTSEVITSITAPLEIFRRFVWNFFRLENEHLNNCGKFRAVRDICIAPIAPSDPLEVIRMMDEEDGVTNRSRRRPLPAYLKKNNIKDDKKPIIQEDLSNMDVNLCM, from the exons atgaaattcgCCGAACATCTTTCCGCCCATATCACTCCAGAATGGCGAAAACAGTACATTAATTATGAA GAGATGAAAGCGATGCTGTACAATGCCGTTTCTGAGGCAGATATGGAAGATTTAGACGAAGaagaaagacgaaaaaaatttgctcagtttgacgattatttttttcgttactgTGACgcggaattgaaaaaaattaacatatttttttccg AAAAGTTGGCCGAAGCAATTAGGAAATTTTCcacgttgaaaaatgaactggTTACACCAACCGGGCCACCTGGAAAGAAATCCGAATCCAAAAGAGATGTTGCTGCGTACCCATATTCGGAGCGACTACCAATTCCATCGCGAAAGCTACAAGATTTGAAATTAgcttttgctgaattttatctTAGCTTAGTCCTATTACAAAATTaccaaagtttaaatttcacgggatttagaaaaatattgaaaaaacatgacAAG TTACTACAAACGGCAGATGGTGCTCAGTGGAGAGTACAATATGTTGATAATTCCACATTCTACACGAATAACGATATCACTCGAATTATATCGGAAACCGAGCATTTATATACTGTGTATTTAGAACATGGCGATCGTCAAAAAGCTATGAAACGTTTACGAGTTCCTCCTTTAGGCGAACAAAGAAGTCCTTGGATAACTTTCAAAGTGGGGCTGTTCTCGGGCAGTTTCATAGTTTTAAGTGTTACTGTTATTTTATCAG ctatATTTCACGAAAACCAGGATCAACAATTCTGCGATATTTTCCGTTTATATCGTGCACCTTTATTGTTAATGcaattcatgtttttgatcGGCGTCAACGTCTATGGATGGAGATCATCGGGAGTAAATCATGTACTTATATTTGAACTAGATCCTCGCAATCATCTTTCCGAACAACATCTGATGGAATTGGCGGCCATCCTTGGTGTTACATGGGCTTTGAGTATATTAAGTTTTTTATACAGCAGTTACATAAGCATTCCAGCTTACTTGAGTCCGTTGGTTTTAATCTTTCTGATCCTCGGATTCATTTTCAATCCGTTTCGTACATTCCATTATGATGCCAGAGTATGGTTAGTGAAATTAATA GGTAGAATAATAGCAGCTCCATTTTTCCACGTTGGTTTCGCTGATTTTTGGCTGGCTGATCAAATGAATAGCATGTCGACCATATTCACCGACTTACACTACACATTTTGCTTCTACCTGACACATTTTAAATGGCTTAGCGGAG AAGGCCACGTGTCGAATCACAACATTGATTTTCCAATATCCAGAACAATAGTGAGTTTTGTCCCTGCTTGGGTTCGTTTTGCTCAATGTCTTAGACGTTACAGAGATTCCGGTGAAACGTTACATTTAATAAACGCCGGTAAATACGCGTCTTCTATCGCCGCTGCTATTTCGTTATCTGTGATGAATGCTCATAAAA GTTCATACAGTGGCCCCACTGAAAACCCTTATGTATATTTGTATTTCGTCTGTGCCAGTTTGAGTTCGGTTTACACGTATACATGGGATATAAAAATGGATTGGGGTTTATTAACGTACTCGGAGAAcgcagaaaataaatttttaagagaAGAAATCGTGTATTCGTCGCCG acgTGGTACTATTTGGCAATAGTGGAAGATTTCATCTTAAGATTTATCTGGATTATAACGTTCATGTTGAGTGAAACTGGATTTGTCACTAGTGAAGTGATCACTTCAATAACTGCACCTTTAGAAATATTTAg GAGATTCGTATGGAACTTCTTCCGTTTGGAGAACGAGCATTTGAATAACTGCGGTAAATTTCGTGCAGTACGCGACATTTGTATAGCTCCGATCGCGCCTTCGGATCCATTGGAAGTAATTCGTATGATGGATGAGGAAGATGGCGTTACGAACCGAAGTCGCAGAAGACCGCTACCtgcgtatttgaaaaaaaataacataaaagaTGATAAAAAGCCGATTATACAAGAAGATTTGTCTAATATGGATGTGAATTTATGCATGTGA